The following DNA comes from Betaproteobacteria bacterium.
TGAAAGACACCGTCTACCGTTGGCGCGAGCGCAAAGGCCTGCCCGCACAAAAGATTGGTCGCCTGTGGAAATTCCAGTTGTCCGAGGTTGACGAGTGGGTCCGCGTGGGCGGGGCCGATGAGGACGCGGCGGTTGGTGCCGAACACAAGAACGAGAACGATTGAATGAACGTCCAGCAACTCGAGAACGAACTCTGGGAGGCGGCGGACCAGCTGCGCGCCAACTCCAAGCTCACCGCCGCCGAGTATTCGATGCCGGTGCTGGGCCTGATCTTCCTGCGCCACGCGGACAACCGGTTCAAGGCCTTCCTGCCCGAGATCGAAGCCGACATCCCGTCGCAGGTGCCCACTCCCCAGCGCGAGCGACTGATCAAGTTGGGCTTCCAGGGCAAGGCGGCCGTCTACCTGCCGGAAGCCGCACGCTTCGACCGCATCGCCAGCCTCCCTCAAGGCGCGAACGTTGGTGAGGTCATCGATGCCGCGATGGACGTGATCGAGGCCGAGTACCCGGTGCTGGCCGGCGCCCTGCCCCGCGGCTACCCCGCCTTCGAAACCGACCTGCTGTTTGAACTGGTCAAGATTTTCGACCGCCCCGCCATCAAGGCCGCCACCGGCGACGTGTTCGGGCGCATCTACGAATACTTCCTCAACAAGTTCGCGATGAGCGGCGCGCAAGAAGGTGGTGAGTTCTTCACGCCGCCGTCCCTGGTGCGGATGATCGTCAACATCATCGAGCCAGACCACGGCCTGGTGCTCGATCCGGCCTGCGGATCGGCGGGCATGTTCGTGCAGACCGGCCACTTCATAGAGGACGTGCGCCACGCGGTGGTCAACGACTCGGTGACCTTCCACGGTCAGGAAAAGAGCGACACCAACACCAAGTTGGCGCGCATGAACCTGGTGGTGCACGGGCTGGACGCGTCCAATATCCGCCAGGGCAATACCTTCTACGACCAGATCGACCACCTGGTGGGTCAATGCGATTTCGTCATGGCCAATCCACCGTTCAACGTGGACAGCGTCGACACCAAGAAGGTCGAGGGACAGGTCGATGACTCGGGCCGGTTGCCCTTCGGTCTGACGGGGACCAACGCCAAAACTGGCGCCATCAGCAATGCCAACAGTCTGTGGATTCAGTACTTCTACGCCTACCTGAATGACACCGGCCGCGCCGGATTCGTGATGGCGTCCAGCGCCTCTGACGCCGGTAACAAGGACCGCGAGATCCGCGAGAGGCTCGTCAAGACTGGCCACGTCGACGTGATGATGGCCATCGGCAACAAGTTCTTCTATACCCGCAGCCTGCCCTGCACGCTGTGGTTCTTCGACAAGGGCAAGCCGCAAGACCTGCAAGACCAGGTGCTGATGATCGATGCGCGCAACGTCTACCACGTGGTCTCGGCGCGCTCGCACATCTTCACTGACGAGCAGCATGCCAACCTCAACGCCATCGTCTGGCTGTACCGGGGAGAGACGGAGAAGTTCGTGGCTCTCGTCGCGCACTACCAGCGACAGGTAGGCCACTGGCTGACCAGCCTCCCTGAGCGCATTGCGGCCGACACCGCTGCCATTGAAGCGCTGGCCGGACCGCTACAGGCCTTTGTTGCGGGTGCGACTGTGGCCGAACTGAACAGCGATCAGGCGCAGGACGCGCACATCACCCAGGCACAGCTCGACACATTCAAAGCAGACGTGGCCGCCGCACAGGCCGACACGAAGGCGGCCGACGCTATCTCCACGCTGCTGTCCGCTTGCGCCCAGGCCCGCAGCGCTGTCGTTGCAGCGGACCTCACTCGCCATGCCGGGCAGGTCGCCCTGCAGACCATGCTCGATGCCCTGGCGCCGCAGCTCAAGGCCGTGGGAAAGACGTTGGAGGCGCGCCACAAGCAGTGGCTCAAGCTGCTGGACACGGCAGAGAAGACCCTGCGCTCCCGATCCAGTCGGGCCTTTGACGGCAAGGCATCGCGCGACGCCAAGCGCAGCCTGATTGCCGCCGACGCCAAGAAGAACGAAGCCCCCACGGTGCGCGATGCCGCGCTTGACGCGCTGAAGCAGGCCGCCTACTTCATCCATCAGGTCCATTGGTTACACAGCCGTTTCCCGCAAGGGCTGTTCGAGGACGTTCCGGGCCTATGCAAGGCTGTGACGACGGAGGAGATCGCCGCCAACGACTATTCGCTCACGCCGGGGCGTTACGTGGGAGTGGCGCCGGCCGGTGCCGACGACGAAGATGATTTCGCGGAGAAGATGCGCGAGATCCATGACGAACTGGGCGAGTTGAATGGGAAGGCGGCGGAACTGGCGGGGCGAATTGCTGGCACCTTTCAGGAGTTGCTGGAATGAGCGCTTTTCCGAAAGTGACGGTTGGGAAGCTTCTTGATGAAGGAGTGCTACTTGCCGTTCAGGACGGAAATCATGGCGAGATACATCCGACAACTGCCGATTACGTTGAAGTAGGCATCCCGTTTGTAATGGCCTCTGACTTGAATGGAAATCAGCTCGATCTGCCGGGCTGCAAGTTCATTACAGAGTCCCGAGCCATTGGGTTACGAAAGGGATTTGCCAGGACTGGAGATGTGTTGCTCACGCATAAGGGATCACTCGGCCTGACCGACGTGGTCGGTCCCATCGCAAGCCCATTTGTGATGCTTACTCCACAAGTGACCTACTACCGGCCCGACGGCCAACGTCTGGAAAGTCACTTCCTTAAGTACGTCTTTCGGTCGCCTTTCTTTCAGGACAGATGTTCTCGCACTCGCGCGACGGAACGCGCCCCTACATCGGGATCACGGCACAGCGCGAACTGGAAGTACTTCTTCCGGAATTTGATGTGCAGTGCCGGGTAGCAACCGTTCTCCGCTCCTACGACGACCTGATCGCTATTAACCAGCGCCGTATCGCTCTGCTCGAAGACGCCGCCCGCCGCCTCTACCGTGAGTGGTTCGTGCACCTGCGCTTCCCTGGCCATGAGTCGGTGCCGGTGAAGGATGGAGGGCC
Coding sequences within:
- a CDS encoding helix-turn-helix domain-containing protein → MNAEPWVTATDVAQHLGVVKDTVYRWRERKGLPAQKIGRLWKFQLSEVDEWVRVGGADEDAAVGAEHKNEND
- a CDS encoding N-6 DNA methylase; translation: MNVQQLENELWEAADQLRANSKLTAAEYSMPVLGLIFLRHADNRFKAFLPEIEADIPSQVPTPQRERLIKLGFQGKAAVYLPEAARFDRIASLPQGANVGEVIDAAMDVIEAEYPVLAGALPRGYPAFETDLLFELVKIFDRPAIKAATGDVFGRIYEYFLNKFAMSGAQEGGEFFTPPSLVRMIVNIIEPDHGLVLDPACGSAGMFVQTGHFIEDVRHAVVNDSVTFHGQEKSDTNTKLARMNLVVHGLDASNIRQGNTFYDQIDHLVGQCDFVMANPPFNVDSVDTKKVEGQVDDSGRLPFGLTGTNAKTGAISNANSLWIQYFYAYLNDTGRAGFVMASSASDAGNKDREIRERLVKTGHVDVMMAIGNKFFYTRSLPCTLWFFDKGKPQDLQDQVLMIDARNVYHVVSARSHIFTDEQHANLNAIVWLYRGETEKFVALVAHYQRQVGHWLTSLPERIAADTAAIEALAGPLQAFVAGATVAELNSDQAQDAHITQAQLDTFKADVAAAQADTKAADAISTLLSACAQARSAVVAADLTRHAGQVALQTMLDALAPQLKAVGKTLEARHKQWLKLLDTAEKTLRSRSSRAFDGKASRDAKRSLIAADAKKNEAPTVRDAALDALKQAAYFIHQVHWLHSRFPQGLFEDVPGLCKAVTTEEIAANDYSLTPGRYVGVAPAGADDEDDFAEKMREIHDELGELNGKAAELAGRIAGTFQELLE